A region from the Ctenopharyngodon idella isolate HZGC_01 chromosome 13, HZGC01, whole genome shotgun sequence genome encodes:
- the mlh1 gene encoding DNA mismatch repair protein Mlh1 — MAGVIRRLDETVVNRIAAGEIIQRPANAIKEMMENCLDAKATNIQITVKEGGLKLILIQDNGTGIRKDDMEIVCERFTTSKLQSFEDLASIATYGFRGEALASISHVAHVTITTKAADAKCAYRASYSDGKLKSPPKPCAGNQGTLISVEDLFYNVSTRRKALKSPSEEYSRIIEVVSRYAIHNSGKSFAVKKQGEMVADVKTLINASVLDNIRVVFGVAVSRELIEVECEDQKLAFKMKGYISNANYSVKKCVLILFINHRLVESAALKKAIETVYTAYLPKNTHPFLYLSLEIAPQNIDVNVHPTKHEVHFLHEDSIIESIQKHIESKLLGSNSSRTYFTQTLLPGLSASASVVKASSSLADSQERIYAHQMVRTDSKAQKLDAFLQPSTSSSTAQCKSDKTSSPPTAEPDDTELLNAVDDLEPCGSEDPPTDIQPSTDEAPPRKRPHVEEVKEDLTAACLPRRRVIKLTSIKELREEIEQQTHKGLQELLQNHSFVGSVSPQWTLVQHQTKLYLLNTTKFSQELFYQILIYDFGNFGVLRLSNPAPLYDLAMLALDSEESGWTDEDGPKEGLAQYIVDFLKQKSEMLEEYFSLEIDGEGNLTGLPMLLNNYTPAMEGLPMFILRLATEVNWDREKDCFHDFSIECSHFYSIRKRYTLEPDAEEPQDAEMSWQWKVEHVLFKALRSLFSPPKHFSEDGSVLQIASLPELYKVFERC, encoded by the exons ATGGCGGGAGTCATCCGCAGACTCGATGAGACTGTAGTGAACCGCATCGCAGCAGGAGAGATTATCCAGCGGCCTGCCAATGCTATCAAAGAGATGATGGAGAACTG TTTGGATGCAAAGGCCACAAATATCCAGATAACAGTGAAAGAAGGCGGACTGAAGCTCATCCTCATTCAGGACAATGGCACTGGCATCAGG aaagATGATATGGAAATAGTTTGTGAACGTTTTACGACCAGCAAGCTTCAGTCTTTTGAGGACTTGGCATCAATCGCAACATATGGATTCAGAGGCGAG GCTCTCGCCAGTATAAGTCATGTAGCCCATGTCACAATCACCACAAAAGCAGCTGATGCAAAATGTGCCTacag gGCAAGTTACAGTGATGGGAAGCTAAAATCTCCACCCAAACCTTGTGCTGGAAACCAGGGGACATTGATTTCT GTAGAGGATCTGTTCTATAATGTGTCCACCCGACGGAAAGCCCTGAAGAGCCCCAGTGAGGAATATTCTAGAATCATTGAGGTTGTGAGCAG ATATGCCATTCACAACTCTGGGAAAAGTTTTGCTGTAAAGAAG CAAGGCGAGATGGTTGCAGATGTCAAGACCCTTATAAACGCCTCTGTGCTGGACAACATTCGTGTGGTGTTTGGTGTAGCTGTTAGCAG ggagCTGATTGAAGTTGAGTGCGAGGATCAGAAACTCGCTTTTAAAATGAAGGGTTACATCTCCAATGCCAACTACTCTGTCAAGAAATGTGTCCTTATCCTTTTTATCAACC ATCGCTTGGTGGAGTCTGCTGCCTTGAAGAAAGCTATTGAGACTGTCTACACTGCTTACCTTCCCAAAAACACTCATCCTTTTCTTTATCTTAG TTTAGAGATTGCTCCTCAAAACATTGACGTGAATGTTCACCCCACCAAGCACGAGGTGCACTTCCTGCATGAGGACAGCATCATCGAGAGCATTCAGAAACACATTGAGAGTAAACTGCTTGGCTCTAACTCCTCACGCACGTACTTCACACAG ACTCTGCTTCCAGGACTTTCAGCATCTGCCAGTGTGGTGAAAGCCTCCAGTTCCTTAGCGGATTCCCAGGAGCGCATATACGCCCATCAGATGGTCCGCACTGACAGCAAAGCCCAGAAGCTGGATGCGTTTCTCCAGCCATCAACCTCTTCGTCTACCGCGCAGTGCAAGTCAGATAAAACCTCCAGCCCCCCCACTGCCGAGCCAGACGACACAGAGCTGCTGAATGCTGTTGACGATCTGGAGCCATGTGGCTCAGAGGATCCACCAACAGACATTCAACCTTCCACTGATGAAGCACCACCAAG GAAAAGGCCTCATGTTGAGGAGGTGAAGGAGGATTTGACAGCCGCCTGTCTTCCCAGGAGACGCGTCATTAAACTCACCAGCATAAAGGAGCTTCGGGAGGAAATTGAGCAGCAAACTCACAAAG GTTTACAGGAGCTGCTCCAGAATCACTCATTTGTGGGTTCAGTCAGTCCTCAATGGACTCTAGTGCAGCACCAGACGAAACTCTATCTGCTCAATACAACCAAATTCAG TCAGGAGCTGTTTTATCAAATTTTGATCTACGATTTTGGTAACTTTGGAGTCCTTCGATTGTCG AATCCAGCTCCGCTCTATGATTTGGCCATGTTGGCTCTAGATTCAGAGGAGAGCGGATGGACGGATGAGGACGGACCAAAAGAAGGACTGGCCCAGTATATTGTGGATTTCCTTAAGCAGAAATCAGAAATGCTGGAAGAGTACTTTTCCCTGGAAATAGATGGA GAAGGGAACCTGACTGGTCTGCCAATGCTGCTCAATAATTACACTCCTGCCATGGAGGGTCTTCCGATGTTCATTCTGCGTTTAGCCACTGAG GTGAACTGGGATCGAGAAAAGGACTGTTTCCATGACTTCAGCATAGAATGCAGTCACTTCTATTCCATAAGGAAACGCTACACACTGGAGCCGGATGCAGAAGAGCCGCAG GACGCAGAGATGAGCTGGCAGTGGAAGGTGGAGCACGTGCTTTTCAAAGCTCTCCGCTCTCTCTTCAGTCCCCCGAAACACTTCAGTGAAGATGGCAGCGTTCTCCAGATCGCCAGCCTGCCTGAACTCTACAAAGTGTTTGAAAGATGCTGA